The genome window CAATTATTCATTATCTGTTAGAAAAAGACTTAGATAAAGAAGATGAAGTTTTAGGAATCAAACAAGATGAACCTGAAGTTGTAATTCCAGAAGATGCTACTTTAGCTGAAAAAGTGAAGCTGGCAAGAGTTGGAACAAAAATCACGCTGAAAAACATTAATTTTTATCAAAATACATTTGCAACTATGCCCGAATCGCAAGGAACCTTGTACGATTTGTTGTTTGTAATGCAAAATAATCCCGAATTAGTAATCGAAATTCAAGGTCATATTTGTTGTATCGATAAAGATTACCGTAATTTGTCTACAGATAGAGCAAAACAAATTAAACGTTTTCTCGTTTATAATGGTATTCAGGAATATCGAGTTAAAACAAAAGGATTTGGAGTTTCGCAACCTTTATATCCAATCCCAGAAGCAACTCCAGAACAAGCAGCTGCAAATCGTAGGGTAGAAATTGAAATTTTAAGTAAGAAAAGATGAAAAAAAGTATAGGATTATTTTTAGTTGTGTTTATGGTTTCATTAATCAGTTGTAATGACGATTGTGATGAAGGCGATAAACCAACTCCTGCTTCTTTTTTTGTAGAAATTACAGATGAAACTACAGATGAAAATGTATTTGAAAACGAAACATATACTTTTCAACAAATTACAATTGTAGATGCTGACGATGAAACGATCCCTTTTGAATTCATCGAAAACAATAATTTAATTCAGATATTTCCTCCAGTTGCAAATGAAACTGGCAATACTTTTACAATCCGATTGAATAATGAAACTACTATGCAATCGGATGAAATAAGTACTACTTATGATGTTTCTTCTCAAGTAGGAGAGTGTTTTACAACTTTTAAAATTGAGAATATTTTGTTTCCAAACAACACATCAAATTTAGTTGAAGGCGTTTATGTTATAAAAATTTAACAAATTCTAAATTCAAATTTCTAAAATCTAAATTTTAGAACTATCTTTGCGCCACAACAACAACACACTACATTCATGAGTTCTGATACTAGCAAACGCTACAATTTAAGAGGAGTTTCGGCTTCCAAAGAAGATGTGCACCAAGCTATCAAAAACATCGACAAAGGCTTATTTCCACAAGCATTTTGTAAAATCATCCCTGATTATTTAACGAACGACGACCAATATTGCATCATTATGCATGCTGACGGAGCTGGAACAAAATCTTCCTTAGCTTATATGTATTGGAAAGAAACTGGCGATATTTCAGTTTGGAAAGGAATTGCACAAGACGCATTAATCATGAATATAGATGATTTATTATGTATTGGCGCTACCGATAACATTTTGCTTTCTTCTACTATCGGAAGAAATAAAAATTTAATTCCTGGAGAAGTTATTTCGGCTATTATTAACGGAACAGAAGAATTAATTTCAGAATTAAAAAATCACGGTGTTACAATTCATTCAACAGGTGGTGAAACTGCCGATGTGGGTGACTTAGTTCGTACCATAATAGTAGATTCTACTGTAACTGCTCGTATGAAACGTGAAGATGTTATTGATAATGCGAATATTCAGGCTGGTGACGTAATTGTAGGTTTGGCTTCATTTGGTCAAGCTACTTACGAAAAAGAATATAATGGCGGAATGGGAAGTAATGGTTTAACTTCTGCTCGTCATGATGTTTTTGCTAAATATTTAGCCGAAAAATATCCAGAAAGTTTTGATGCTTCAGTTCCGAGTGAATTGGTGTATTCAGGACAAACCAAATTGACAGATGCTGTAGAAAATAGTCCAATTGACGCTGGTAAATTAGTACTTTCTCCTACGAGAACGTATGCTCCAGTAATCAAAAAGATTTTATCAAAATACAATTCAAACGAAATTCACGGAATGGTTCACTGCAGTGGTGGCGCACAAACAAAAGTGCTTCACTTTGTAGATAACGTTCACGTGATTAAAGATAATTTATTTCCAGTGCCACCATTGTTCCAATTAATTCAAGAACAATCAAAAACTGATTGGAAAGAAATGTACCAAGTATTCAATTGTGGTCACCGTATGGAATTATATGTACCTGCAGAAGTAGCACAAGAAATCATCGAAATTTCAAAATCATTTAACATCGATGCTCAAATCGTAGGTAGAGTTGAAGCTTCAGATGAAAAGAAATTAACGATTACATCTGAATACGGAACTTTTGAATACTAGAAGTAAAAAGTAGAAAGTAAAAAGTAAAAGGTAACATGAAAGAAAATGATTTATTGAAAAGAACCTTTAATTTTGGAATTTCATGCTTAAGGTATTTAAGATAATTAGAATCAAATCCTGAAAATAACCTAATTCGATTTCAATTAGGTAAATCTTGTACATCAATAGGAGCTAACTATGAAGAGTCTCAAGCAGGTTCATCAAAAGCTGATTTTACTAACAAAGTTAAAATTGCTTTAAGAGAAGCTAGAGAAACTAATTATTGGTTAAGAGTTTTAAAAGAATTAAATGAGAATAGTGATGAATCACTTGAAATGTTAATCAAAGAAAGTCAAGAGTTAAAAAATATTTTAGGAGCAATAGTAGTAAAATCGAATAATAACTAAACTTAAGGTTTAAGGTTTTTGGAAACTTTTTCCTTTTTCCTTTTTCCTTTGTACTTAAATAACACATGCAACACAACGTATTAATTTTAGATTTCGGTTCGCAATACACGCAATTAATTGCACGAAGAGTAAGAGAATTAAATATTTTCTGCGAGATTTTTCCTTACGATAAAATTCCAGCAGATTTATCAACATACAAAGCAGTAATCTTAGGAGGAAGTCCTTGTTCAGTTCGTTCTGAAGAAGCGCTTCACCCAGATTTATCTCAAATCAGAGGTAAAATGCCTTTGTTAGCCGTTTGTTACGGAGCACAATATTTAGCTCATTTTTCAGGTGGAGAAGTTGCAGCTTCAAACACAAGAGAATATGGTAGAGCAAATCTTTCTTTCATTAAAGAAAATGAAGTGTTTTTAGAAGGAGTAAGTCCAAACAGTCAAGTTTGGATGAGTCATTCTGATTCTATCAAACAATTACCTACAAACGGGGTTAAGATTGCAAGTACAAAAGACGTAGAAAATGCGGCTTATAAAATAGAAGGTGAAACAACTTATGCGATTCAGTTTCATCCAGAAGTATATCATTCAACAGATGGAAAACAAATGTTGGAGAACTTCTTGGTAAAAATCGCTCAAGTACCTCAAAATTTCACACCAAATGCTTTCGTGGAGGAAATTGTTGCCGAAATGAAAGAAAAAATCGGAAATGACAAAGTAGTTTTAGGACTTTCTGGTGGTGTAGATTCAACAGTAGCGGCTGTTTTATTAAACAAAGCTATTGGTGATAACTTATATTGTATTTTCGTAAATAACGGATTACTACGTAAAAACGAGTTCCAAAATGTACTAAATCAGTACAAAGGAATGGGCTTAAATGTAAAAGGAGTAGATGCTTCGGCACGCTTTTTGGATGCATTAGCTGGATTAGATGATCCAGAAGCAAAACGTAAAGCTATTGGTAAAGCGTTTATCGAAGTTTTTGATGATGAAGCACACCAATTAACAGATGTAAAATGGCTAGGACAAGGTACGATTTATCCAGATGTTATTGAGTCGGTTTCGGCAACGGGCGGACCATCAGCTACAATTAAATCGCATCACAATGTAGGTGGATTACCTGATTTTATGAAATTGCAAGTGGTAGAACCTTTACGTATGTTGTTTAAAGATGAGGTTCGTAGAGTTGGTAGAACGTTAGGAATTGATGAAGAATTATTAGGTCGTCATCCTTTCCCAGGGCCAGGATTGGCAATTCGTATTTTAGGAGATATTACTCCAGAAAAAGTAGCTATTTTACAAGAAGTAGATGCGGTTTTCATCAACGGATTAAAAGAGCACGGATTATACGATAAAGTATGGCAAGCGGGAGCAATTTTATTGCCTGTTAACAGTGTAGGTGTAATGGGAGATGAGCGTACTTATGAAAAAGTAGTTGCGCTTAGAGCAGTTGAATCTACAGACGGTATGACAGCAGATTGGGTACATTTACCTTACGAGTTTTTAATGAAAATTTCTAATGAAATTATAAATAATGTTAGAGGTGTAAATAGAGTTGTTTATGATATTAGCTCTAAACCACCTGCAACAATAGAATGGGAATAAAATAATTTCCAAATTCAACATATAAATTTCAATAGCAATTATTTTTATTCTATTTTTACAATACGAATTGCTATTGAAATTTTTTATTTAGTATTGTTTTTAAATTATAATTATGATAAAAAGAGTTGTTTTTCTTTTCAGTTTGATTTTTCTTATTGCGTTACCAGTTCAATCTCAGATTAAACATGTAGTTGCAAAAGGAGAAACCGTTTTTCAAATCGCTAAAAAATATGAAATAACACCTTTTGATATTTACCGTTTGAATCCAGATGCAAAAAATGGAGTTCAAGAAAATACTACTTTATTAATTCCTAAAGGAACCGGTTCAAAAACAATTACACATGTGGTTGAACCTAAAGAAACCTTATTTGGAATTGCAAAAAAATACAATGTAACCGTTGCAGATATTGAATCTTGGAACAAAGTAGCATTACAAAATGGTCTAAAAATTGGTCAACAAATTTTTGTTTCAAAACCTACGGCTGCTGAATTAAATTTAGCATCAACAATTGTTGCTAAACCAAAAGTAAATACAAATGCAACAACTCATATTGTTGAAGCAAAAGAAACTAAATACGGAATTGCAACTCGTTATGGATTAACAGTTACCGAATTAGAGCAATTAAATCCTCAAATTATAGGTGGATTAAATGCTGGCGAAACACTTATTTTAAAACTTGGTGTAGTTTCTAAAAAAGTATCTTCTGTTACTTTGGTAAACTATGAAGTACAACCAAAAGAAACAATGTACAGTTTATCTAAAAAGTTTGATATTTCTCAAGGTGAATTGATTACTTTAAATCCTGATTTACAAGACGGTGTAAAAATCGGAATGATTTTAAAAGTGCCTTCAAATGGCACAGGAACTTATGTTTCAAAAACTAAAGATTCTGTTTTAG of Flavobacterium channae contains these proteins:
- the guaA gene encoding glutamine-hydrolyzing GMP synthase, whose amino-acid sequence is MQHNVLILDFGSQYTQLIARRVRELNIFCEIFPYDKIPADLSTYKAVILGGSPCSVRSEEALHPDLSQIRGKMPLLAVCYGAQYLAHFSGGEVAASNTREYGRANLSFIKENEVFLEGVSPNSQVWMSHSDSIKQLPTNGVKIASTKDVENAAYKIEGETTYAIQFHPEVYHSTDGKQMLENFLVKIAQVPQNFTPNAFVEEIVAEMKEKIGNDKVVLGLSGGVDSTVAAVLLNKAIGDNLYCIFVNNGLLRKNEFQNVLNQYKGMGLNVKGVDASARFLDALAGLDDPEAKRKAIGKAFIEVFDDEAHQLTDVKWLGQGTIYPDVIESVSATGGPSATIKSHHNVGGLPDFMKLQVVEPLRMLFKDEVRRVGRTLGIDEELLGRHPFPGPGLAIRILGDITPEKVAILQEVDAVFINGLKEHGLYDKVWQAGAILLPVNSVGVMGDERTYEKVVALRAVESTDGMTADWVHLPYEFLMKISNEIINNVRGVNRVVYDISSKPPATIEWE
- a CDS encoding four helix bundle protein, which gives rise to MRFQLGKSCTSIGANYEESQAGSSKADFTNKVKIALREARETNYWLRVLKELNENSDESLEMLIKESQELKNILGAIVVKSNNN
- a CDS encoding AIR synthase related protein translates to MSSDTSKRYNLRGVSASKEDVHQAIKNIDKGLFPQAFCKIIPDYLTNDDQYCIIMHADGAGTKSSLAYMYWKETGDISVWKGIAQDALIMNIDDLLCIGATDNILLSSTIGRNKNLIPGEVISAIINGTEELISELKNHGVTIHSTGGETADVGDLVRTIIVDSTVTARMKREDVIDNANIQAGDVIVGLASFGQATYEKEYNGGMGSNGLTSARHDVFAKYLAEKYPESFDASVPSELVYSGQTKLTDAVENSPIDAGKLVLSPTRTYAPVIKKILSKYNSNEIHGMVHCSGGAQTKVLHFVDNVHVIKDNLFPVPPLFQLIQEQSKTDWKEMYQVFNCGHRMELYVPAEVAQEIIEISKSFNIDAQIVGRVEASDEKKLTITSEYGTFEY
- a CDS encoding OmpA family protein: MKYFISYIVFLLFQVGVAQEQVTFYFDNNKSELNKTEAAKLQKWIAENTTSKILSITGSTDEVGTSGYNDTLSQKRVSHIFSQIKGKVNIRPDFKSISLGEKGATSTNKAENRKAIIHYLLEKDLDKEDEVLGIKQDEPEVVIPEDATLAEKVKLARVGTKITLKNINFYQNTFATMPESQGTLYDLLFVMQNNPELVIEIQGHICCIDKDYRNLSTDRAKQIKRFLVYNGIQEYRVKTKGFGVSQPLYPIPEATPEQAAANRRVEIEILSKKR